The Thiomicrorhabdus aquaedulcis sequence TCAGAACCCCGGAAGAGTTTGCTATGAGTAAATTGCCAGGCGCAATGAACATTCCTTTGCAAGACATTGATCGTGTGGGCGAAAGTTTATTAGATAAAGACATTCCAGTGATTGTATTTTGTCGCTCTGGACAACGGTCGCACATGGCCATGCAAATTTTACTGTCGCAAAATTTTGACGAAGTCTATAATTTAGGTTCGTTTATGGCCTGGCACCAATGCCCGGATGTTTAGCGTGCTTTTTATTCTAAGTTGGTTGCCAATTCAAAGAATATAACAAAGCTAAAACCAGTTTAATTGTGATTTAAAAGCGTTTAACACCCAGTGTTTAAGCGCTTTTTTGCTTTTAATACATTAGGGTTAAGCAAATATTACGTGCTCACCGTTTAAAGGATTAGACCATGCGAATTGCCTTGCATTTACAAATTTTTATAGCCTTAATGCTGGCCGCCGCCATGGGCGCTTACACCGGAACCGACAAAACCATTTTGGGTCTTACTTGGTTGTCTGTATACACCTTTATTGGCACAATGTTTTTAAATGCCTTAAAGATGATTGTTGTGCCTTTAGTGATGTCGGCCATTATTGTAGGTATTGCTAATATTGCTGGACACGGTCAGTTTGGACGAATTGGGGCTAAAACTTTTTTATATTACGTATCGACCACCACGATTGCAGTGTTGATAGGATTGGTGTTGGTAAACGCCATTCAACCCGGTGTCACCTCTAATGCCGCGCCTATTTTAGAAGCCAGTCAGGCAGTGCAGCAAGCGGTAGAAGGAAAAACCAGTGGCGATGTGGTGGATGTGTTCTTGCGAATGGTTCCTACTAATGTTGTAGCGGCTGCAGCCGAAGGGCAAATGCTAGGGCTTATTTTCTTTAGTTTATTGTTTGGTTACTTTATGGCCAAACTATCGGGTCGTCCCAAACGCACTGTACTGGATTTTTGGCAGGGTGTTTTAGATGTGATGATGTTAATGACCGCTTGGGTCATGAAGTTTGCACCCATAGGTGTTTTTGGTTTAGTGGCCGCTTCGATAGCAAAAACTGGCTTTGAGCAGTTTAGTCATTTAGCACTGTTTTTTGTCACAGTAACCCTTGCACTTGCCATTCACTTACTGGTGGTCATGCCTTTAATCTTGCGCTTTGTGGGCGGTATAAAAAATCCGTGGTTGCATTATCAAGCCATGTTACCAGCATTATTAATGGCTTTTTCAACCAGTTCATCGTCGGTTACTTTGCCTGTCACTATAAGTTCGTTAGAAAATCGAGCGGGCGTATCTAATCGTATTACCAGTTTTGTTTTGCCTCTAGGCGCCACTATCAATATGGATGGTACAGCTTTATATGAGTGTGTTGCGGTGGTGTTTATTGCGCAACTGTTTGGCATGTCACTTGATTTTTCTACCCAGTTGCTAATTGTATTATTGGCATTGCTTACGTCCATTGGGGTTGCGGGGATTCCGTCGGCCAGTTTGGTGGCCATCAGCATTATTTTACTGGCGGTTGGCTTGCCGGCTGAAGCCATAGGTTTGCTGTTGGTGGTTGATCGTATACTGGATATGATGCGCACTGCGGTTAACGTATTTAGCGATTCGGTAGGCGCTGTTGTGATTGCGCGCTCTGAAGGCGAGAACCAAGTTTTAACGCAAAAATTATTTTAAACGTAATGTTATTACGTAGTTTCAAAGTATTAAAATGACCAGGCCTGGTTAAATCATTTGAGCAAAAAGGAGGTCATAAATGCAGTGGAATTTTGACGATTTACAGGGTTTGACAGAGCGAGCAGCGCATCCTAATCAGTATTCTGAACACGAGAAAGCTCAAAATTGCGCCTTAATTTTGCAGGAGCTTAATCGTGAACTGCATCGGTTTGAGCAAGTCCTTGTTCAAGATTTGTCGCACATCAGCACGGCGGCTATATATGCCGGAAATTTGCGGCTAGAAGCGGTAGTGCATTTAAAAGACAATTTGTATCGCTGTGATTACGGTTACGATTGGCAAATTGGCTGGACGTGTTCGGGTTTGCAAGAGAATGGTAGAGTGTATGAAAAGATGCGTTTTAACCTTGCCAATAATGGTGAGATTATATTTAAGCCTTTGCAATTGGATTAAAGCGGATGAAAAACCGTAGATTACGGTTTAAATTCGATGAGTTCGGGACCGTTATCAGTGACTTTAATAATGAATGCTGCCGGACGCCAGTCGCCCAATACCCAGCGCTTTAACGTAGTATGAGGTGCTTCAATAAGGTGAAGACCTGGTCTGTGTGTGTGCCCATGAATTAGATGTTGGGCGATAGGAAAGGCTTTAAAAAGGTCGCACACCGCATCTTGAGTAACATCCATGAGCGTTTGAGGCTTTTGCAGGCTTGCGTCTTTTGAGCGTTGACGTAATTTTTGCCCCATTGCTGTACGGCGTTTAGGACTTAAGTGCAACATTAAGCGTTTAAACCACGGGTGTCTAAAAACGGTGCGCATACGTTGATAGCCTTTGTCTAGCGTACACAAGGTATCGCCGTGCAACATGACATACGGTTTGTCATATAACGTAACAAGATGGGGCTCATTAATATACTGGATGCCGGTGGCTTGCCAAAATGCATCGCCCATTAAAAAATCTCGATTGCCAAAAAGTAAGTAAAGCTTTACCCCTTGTGTACTGAGCTTTTTAAACTCGGAGATAATTTCCGGATACTGTTTAAGACTAATGTCATCGCCTAGCCAGACTTCAAACAAATCGCCCAAAATATACAAGGCGTCTGCTTTGGGGGCTAAGGTTTTTAAAAATTGCAAAAAGGCATGATTTATAGGGTGTTCTAAAGAGTTTTCACCCGTGTGAGGAAACGATTTAATACTGGGCTGTAAATGCACATCGGCAATAATAAGGGTATGACATGGAGTATGAGCGGTCATTGCAGATTAAACCCATATTAGCGTAAACGGTATAAAGCAAAATTAAGTTGCCTTTAAACAGATTCAAAATTAAACATAAAAGCTTTGCACGAGCGGGGACTGGAAAAAAAGTGAAAAAATTTTACCTAAATAAGTTTAGCGAAAAACATACAGATTAGCGGGCTATTCAACAGTTTTCAAACAAAAATTAGGCAGAATTTAACTATTTTTTTGGCCGTATATCCACACGCGCAACGGTCTCAATAGTATGTTTAAAGGCTTTAAAGGATTATAGTTAATCTTCGATTAAAGTGGTTTTAGTAATAATAATGTCTTCAACTGGAACGTCCTGATGACCGCGTTTGCTGCCAGTTTTAACTTTAGCCATTTCATCAACAATGTCCATACCTTCAACCACTTTACCAAATACAGCGTAACCCCAACCCTGCATGTCTTTTTTACTATGGTTTAAAAAATCATTGTCTTTAAGGTTGATAAAAAATTGAGCTGTAGCCGAATGAGGATCCATGGTGCGTGCATACGCCAAAGTACCGCGCTTATTTAATAAACCGTTGTCGGCTTCGTTTTCTATCGATTCCCCCGATGTTTTCTCTTCCATCCCCGGCATCATGCCACCACCTTGAACCATAAAATTAGGGATAATTCGGTGAAAAATAGTTCCTTTGTAAAAGTTATCCATAACGTAGTGAATAAAATTTTCAGTGCCTAACGGAGCCTTTTCGGCGTCTAATTCTACGGTAATGTTTCCTAAGGTAGTTTCAATAATCACTTTGGGCATGTGAAGTCCTTTTTATTTTGTTAAGTTATTTTTATTGGTGAAGTAAAAGATTCTTTAATAAATCTATGTCTTACATTGATGGCGGTGCATTACGCACAATTTACTATGCATAAATATTTTATTTAATTTGTGTCACTTTTAAAATGACAACTGGGTTAACAGGCACATCTTTAAAACCATTTTTAAAACCAGTTTGTTCAAGGCGAATTTTATTGACTACTTTCATACCATTGGTAACTTGACCAAAAACTGTGTAACCATAAGCGCTAGCGGTTTTTTCACGAAAGTCTAAAAAGGTATTTTGAGCCACATTAATAAAAAATTGAGCCGTGGCCGAATGGGGGTCATTGGTTCGAGCCATGGCGACCGTACCGATTCGGTTACGTAAACCATTATCGGCTTCATTTTGAATGGGCGCGTGGGGAATTTTTTGTTGCATGTCTTCGGTAAAACCACCGCCTTGAACCATAAAATCTGCAATTACACGATGAAAAATAGTACCGTTATAAAAACCTTCATTGACATAACGTAAAAAGTTTTCAACTGTTTTAGGCGCTTTGTCGGCATACAGTTCTAGCATGATGGTGCCATGATTGGTTTCTATTAATACTTGCGGATTGGAAGGAGTGGGGGATGTTTTGGTTTCTGCTTGGGCAAAACCTAAAGGGCTCAACAACGCAGTAAGCAGGGCAGCTTGCAAGTTTAAAAATAAACGACGGTTCATATTTACTCCAAAATTGAGGCATTAATTTAAGTTACAATATCACTATTCTAACACTTGAAAGGCATAATCTTAAGCCTTTTATCAAGTGCTCTTGAGTCAGTTTTGATTAATCAGCCGCTTGTCGCACTTTAAAGAGAACCTTATGAGCTTAAAAATTTACAACACCGAAACGCGTCAAAAAGAGACATTTACTCCAATTCATGCAAATAAAGTTGGCATGTATGTGTGTGGCGTGACGGTGTACGATTTGTGTCATATTGGGCATGCGCGAGTGATGGTGGTTTTTGATACCGTGGTTAGGCATTTGCGAGCCTTAAATTACGACGTGACTTATGTGCGTAACATTACAGATATTGACGATAAAATCATCAAGCGTGCATTAGAAAATGCAGAGTCTATACAGTCATTAACCACTCGCATGATAGCTGAAATGCACGCCGATGAAGCCGCCATGAACGTGGTTCGCCCTGATATTGAACCTAAAGCCACCGATTACATTGGCGAAATTGTCGCGATGATTGAAGTTCTTATAGACAAAGGCTTTGCCTACAAATCGGCCAATGGCGATGTGTATTTTAAAGTCAATTCATACCAAGATTATGGTCGTTTATCGGGTAAAAAGTTAGAAGATTTAGAAGCCGGAGCTCGTATTGAAATCAATGAAATGAAGCAAGATCCTATGGATTTTGTATTGTGGAAGGCTTCTAAGCCCAACGAACCAAGCTGGGACTCTCATTGGGGTCAAGGTCGTCCAGGTTGGCATATTGAATGTTCAGCCATGTCGACTAAGTGTTTAGGAAATCATTTTGATATTCATGGCGGTGGTATGGATTTATCTTTTCCGCACCATGAAAACGAGATAGCGCAGTCAGAATGTGCAACGGGTGAACATTATGTTAATACTTGGATGCATTGCGGTTTTGTGAGAATTGATGATGAAAAAATGTCAAAATCTCTTAATAATTTTTTTACCATTCGTGAAGTATTAAAAAAGTTTCATCCTGAAGTTATACGGTATTTTTTATTGGCAAGTCATTACCGCAGCCCTGTTAATTATTCACAAGAAAATTTAGAGCTGGCTAAAACCAGTGTTATGAAGCTTTACTCAGCCTTAGATGGATTAATGGTCGCTGAACCAAGCATGGATACCGAGTTTGAAGCCGACTTTAGAGCCGCAATGAATGATGACTTTAATACCCCGCAAGCCCTTGCGGTCTTGTTTGAATTGGCTAAAGAAATTAACACCCATAAGTTACCAGGCCTGGTTGGATTGCTGGTTAAACTTGCCAATCAACTTGGTTTATTAGAGCAATTGCCCGAGGTATTTTTTAAATCTCAGCCTACCGACTCAGAATTAACCGAACAAGACATTGAGCAGTTAATTGCCGAACGTAAACAAGCGCGTTTGAATAAAGACTTTAGTCGATCAGATGCAATACGCCTGCAGTTAACAGAGCAAGGGATTGAGTTATTGGACAGCGCGGAAGGAACACAATGGCGCAGAGCTTAAATGCGTTATTAAGCAGATTAAAGTAACTACGTTAAATTAAGTAAAGAATTAAAACTGGCGCTTGACTGGATAAGAAAGCGCTAATATAATCAGTTCATTCATGTTTCTTCAATGAGTATCCTCCTCTGATTATTTCTAATGAGATAATTTATTTAAACCTTAGTTGTCCACTAAGGTTTTTTTTTGCCTTTTTTTGTTACACAGATTGTTTGACAAGGTCTAAGGATGAGCAGGATCAGTGCTTTGAATGGCTTGAATGCCAATATTGGGCATTACATCGTTTAAGCGGTCGTATTGTTGATTCATTATCGACTTGAAAATAGTAGTGTATTCAAGCACCGCTTTAACGTAAGCACGGGTTTCAGAAAACGGAATTGAATCAATCCACTGATCAGCCGGTAAATTTTGATGATTAGCAACCCAAGAGTCAACGCGAGATGGTCCTGCATTATACGCCGCGGTAGCAAGAACTCGATTGCCATTGTATTTTTTGTAAAGCGAACTTAAATACGCGCTACCCAGCTCAATGTTATTGTCGGCTTGCGTTAAATGGTTTTGCAAATACTTTGGATTACCGGTTTTTTTACCAATGTAAGCCGCTGTTTTAGGCATAATCTGCATTAATCCTAAAGCGCCAGTCGGCGATTCAATATCAGCTGAAAAAGCGCTTTCACGGCGTATAATTCCATATACCCAGGCCGGATCAAGATTATTTTTAGCCGCATTTTGCATAACAGGTTCTTTATGAGGGGTTGGAAACCGTAGATCAAGTGCGTCCCAGTAATTGGCTTTTGCTAAGGTTTGAATGGCCTGAGCGTGCAATTGCCATTGATCGGCTAATACAGCAACGGCTTGCAATTCATTATTATCTGCTTTACTTAATAAACTATTCCATTCACGACGCGCACTTAGCGGCCAATCGATGGCTAAAAGTTCTTGAATACGCAATAATTCTGGATATTTTTGAATAAGTTTCGGCTTATCAAAAGGTTGTATGGGTTTGGGATTAAATTGATATTTTAAATTGAGTTTGTCTGCGGCTAAAAAGGCATAAAAATTACGTTGTTTAGCGAGTGATTCAAATAAGGGTTTGGCCAATATGGCTTGATTAGTAGCATCTAACGCGCGTGCTTTCCAATAAATCCATTGTGAGTCTTCACGTTCAGATTTATCCATAAGCTCAATGATGTCAAGCAGGCCTGGCCAATCCGAATTTTTTATGGCAATTTGTGCTTGCCACCGTGTAGTTTCTTCGGTCTTGCTACCCTGAGTGTTTACATCATTTAACAACGCTTTAGCTTCAGGTTTATATCGATAAGCTGTTCTAAGGGCAATTTTTCGTTCAAGAGTTTGATATTGTTCAGTGTTTAAAGCGTAAGTTTTGTGAAATTTATCTAAGGATTGTTTGGCCAAAATAGGCTCTGATGAGGCCAGCTGGGTTATGCCATACGAAAAAATAAGCTTTTTAACGGCGGGAGAAAACGTCTTAGGTAGGTTGTTGACAATTAGTTTTGGATCTTTATGCACCAACAGCCAATAGTCGAGCATTTTAGTTTCTTGAGCCGACAGATATTGAGCAAACGCTTTTGCCTGGGTAAATTGTTTTTTATTGATTGCTAACTCAATACGGCTCCACACCATTTTGGGTGTGAGTTGCTTTTGAGTTGTTAGAAGGGTATCTAATGGTTTACAGGCATTGCTTAAAGTAGTTGATTCTTGCCATATGCTTTGCGCTAATGGGATTGCAACAGTTGATTGTCTAGATGCGGCAAGAGCCTGAATGTTAAAGCATTGTAAATCTTGGCTTTTTTGCGGCGTATACGCTTTTAAAAAGGCATTCCATTGTTTGGTGTTAGCAAGATGCGCCAGCCATCGACGATTGAGTTGCTCACCTAAATGATTATGACCGTTGTCTTTGATAAAGCTTTCAATTAACGCTGGAGGGGTATTTTTAAAATTAAAACTGTAATCATGAAATAAAATGTATGGATACAGTACGTAATTTTTTAATTTAGCTTTATAACTTGCCACACTGGTTCGATCATTTTTTTTAATCGCTTCATAGGCGTCTAAAAAATCTTTTTGAGGTTGCGTTAGGGTGTCTGGATTAACTTGAGCTGCTGAGCTGTTTATTCCTAAACCCAATAGAACCAAAAAACCGATTATGCGTACAAACATTAACAACCTATAGGGCATTTTTAAGCCTGAAAAAATGAATTAAGAGAGTAAAAGCTGACTTCAAGCGGAATTCTAATAACTTGGCCAGGTTTAATTGGAGTATTAACAGTAAATTTATTATAAAGCGTTATTTGCTGAACAGACACACTGTGAGCTTGAGCAATATTCCATAAACTGTCACCCACTTTAACCGTGTATTGTTTGTCTTTTATTGTTTTTGCGGGTTTATTGGACGCAGATGCCACAACAACAGGCGCCGTGCTTGGTTTTATTGCAGGTTGTTGAGTATTTACTTTGCTAACAGGCGATTTAGCAGTGGACTTAATGGATTGAGTACTTTCAACCAATGCACTGGATAATTTGGGCGGTTTAGATTGCATTACGGTTAGTTTCATACCTGGTTTAAGTGGTTTTAAAACACTTAACTTATTCCATTGGGTAAGTTCTATGGTCGATACATTAAATTTTTGGCTAAAGAAGCCAATGTTTCGCCTTTTTTAACCTGGTGATTTACTTTGTAGCTTAATGGATTGCTACGAATTTCAAGTTTTTGACCGGCCTTAAGAGCGCTTTTTGAGCCTAGATTATTCCAAGAACTTAGGTGAGCCACTTCTGTATTGTAGTTATTAGCAATTGACCACATAGACTCGCCCGGCGCGACGGTGTGAATAGTTTTTAATCCAGCGTAGGTTTGCGTTGTTGCTGCCGCAGGTGTGGTTCTAATTTTATGAAAGACCTCAGAGTATTGACTTGGTAACGGAATTAATAATTGACTGCCAAGGGCAACGTTTTGATTTTTCATATTATTAAGCTGTTTTATTACCTGCTCTGAAACATGGTATTTTTTAGCAATTGATTTTAAAGATTCCCCATTACTTACCGCATGTTTAGCCCATTCAATGTTAAACGTACTTTTATCTTGAGCAATGGCGGTTTGAAATATAGCGGCATTTTTGCTTGGTAACAATATATTATGCGGCCCCGTTGGTGGCGTTGTTGGGCGCAAAAATCCAGGGTTTAGCTGTGTAATCATTTCATTGGATACTTGCGATAATTGAGCTACTTTGCTCAAAGAAATAGGCTTTGATAGTCTAACCTCTGAGAAAAAAGGTCTATTATCAATGGGTTCAAGCTCTAAGTTAAACTCTTTATAATGACTTATTGAGTGAGATACAGCGAGTAATTTAGGAACATAGTTTTGAGTTTCTTTAGGTAAATCGTCGCGTACGTTCCAAAAAGTAGCTAAAGAATTTGGATTTTTGTCTTGATATTTTTTTACTGCTTTTTGAATATTACCAAATCCAGCATTGTAAGATGCCAAAGCTAAGAGCCAATCGTTATTGTTAAGCTGATGCAGTTTTTGCAAATAATCTAAGGCGGCTTGCGTGCTCTTAATAACGTCTTGACGACCGTCGTACCACCAGTTTTGGTCTAAATTATATAAGTCTCCAGTGCCTGGAATAAATTGCCATAACCCTGCGGCACTCATGTGAGACCTTGCCTCGGGTTGAAATGCACTTTCAATAATAGGCAATAAGGCAATTTCGTAAGGCATTTTTCTTTTTTTAACTTCGCTTAAAATGTAGTGTAAATAAGGTCTTGCTCGTTCAGACACCTGACTTAAATGTTTGGTATTGTCGCGATAAAAATCGATGTAAGGTTCATATCGCCCAGCATTTTCAGCCGTTAATGGAAGTTGATTGTTGAATTCATCCCACAAAGTAGGTTGATATCCTCGATCATTTTCTGAAAGTATGGTGCTTAGTAATGGATTTTCATGCGTAATGTCTGGTGTATTTAAACGCGATTGATGTGAGCGAGTTTGTAATGAGTGTAACGATTCGGTTTGTGAGTCGTTTGATGAGAAACCTGATGGGTCATCTGTTTTTACCGTTTGTTCAAGACCCGCACAGCCAGACAGTAAAATGCTGAGTGTGATAAGACTGAGTTTTAAAGTAGGTCGGGGTGTTAGCAAACGTTTCATAGTTTTCTCAAATAAGGTTAGGTGCAGTATCAAATTCATCTTTCCATGCGCGTAAAACTGCAAATAAGCTGGCAGGAGAGTCCTTTGCACCACGTTTTAATAGCTGGGATTTAATGTCCGGACTGTCAAAACGTAAAAATGGATTGGTCGCAATTTCAAGCTCTAAAGTAGACTGCGATTGAGTATAAATACTCGGGTATTTAATGTTTGTTTCAGACAGGCGCTGTTTTAACTGAGCGTTATAGGGGTCAACTTTTTGAGCAAAACGTAAATTGTCGACGGTGTATTCATGCGCACTGTAAAACTTGAGTGTGTTTGGAAGATGGCGTAGCTTTAATATCGATTCACTAAACTGCTCGGGGGTACCACCTAAAAGTTTTCCTGCGCCTGCGCTAAATAAAGTATCCCCACAAAACAAAACTTCATTATTAAAAAGCTAATATGGTTCGGAGTATGGCCAGGCGTGTCTAGTACGTTTAATGTGTAGCCAGGGTAAAGCGTGATGCTATCTTTTTCTTGCAGCGCTTTGTATTGCGGATAATAAGCAGACAAAGGGCTGTTTTTAGGGCCATAAATGTTTGACTCTGGACAATGTTTTAACAGTTCACTCACTCCATGAGTATGATCTTGATGGTCGTGGGTGATTAAAATACCGTGTAAATTTAGACTATGCTGCTGTAAAAAGTCGATGACTTGCGATGATTCGCCAGGGTCTATAACCCAGGCCTTATCTTGATGATAAAGAATCCAAATTAAATTGTCATAACTTCCAACCAGTGCTGGTAGGCCAATGATAGTCATATTTTGCCGGTACTTAATTGTTATAATTTTGCCTATTCTAGCAAATAAACGCTTCAAATTTATAGGAAAAGCTCGATGAACCAGGGTTTCCAATCTTTTTTAAAGCAGTGGTACACCACGCAACCCGCCTCAAACCTGCTACGGCAGGAGAAAGTCTTGACTGAAAAAGCGTTGCAAAATTTATTTGGTTATTTTTTAATTCAGCTTGGTAATGCAGCGCCAATTTCTTTTTTAAATGAAAGTCGTATTAAGCATAAAGTCTTGGTTGACGACGCATTTGATACTAAAGACCCTAGTTTTGTGGGAATAAAGTATGTAAAAGCAGATTTAGATTTCTTGCCTATCGCTAATGAATCTACTGACGTGGTGTTTATGCCACATACCTTAGAGTTAGCAGAAGATCCGTATCTGCTATTAAGACAGGTGGACTCGATGCTAGTCCCTCAAGGTCATGTGGTCATTACTGGCTTTAACCCTTATGGATGTGCCGTTTTACGCTTTAGAGCGCAGTCACGAAACAAATGGTTGCGTCACGCTCACTTGGTAAGGTTAAGGCGCTTAAAAGAATGGCTCGAGGTGTTAGGTTATGACATTAAATGGCAAGTGCACGCTCCTGTATATTGTTTTGGTAAGCCTGGATCAGAACAACCAGGCCTGGTCATGTGGTTTTTTAAAGCACTTGAATGGTGTGAAAAAGTCTTGAGTAAAGTGGGTTTTGATTTTGGTAATATTTATTGTTTGGTTGCTCAAAAAAGAGTAGATGCTCCAAAGTTAGTGGGTAAACGCTGGCACACACCAAACTGGATGTCTATTGCCGCTAAAGGTGTGATGCCAATGCAAAATCGGTCACGTTTACCTGGATTTTTTCAGCGTGTTGTTTGCAGGTTAAGGCGATTAAAATTATTTAGTTTTTTGACTAAAAAAACGTGTGATTAAAGTTTTTTTATTAGAACGATAAAACCTTTGAACGTGTGAGTGTTGAGATAAAAAGCGGTGTAAACACCTTTGCCAACTAGCAAAATTAAAGGTGTTTTAGCCATTTTTGGCCGTAACTTTATTTATGCAAAGGTTTCACATTGACTGTAACCGTTAACTTTAAAAGAGAGTATGTGTGCAAGTAGTTAAAGTATTTACCGATGGCGGTTGTCGAGGAAATCCAGGGCCAGGTGGTTGGGGGGTTGTTTTAAAGTATGGTGAGCACGAAAAAGAGATGAATGGGCATCAATTAGATACTACAAACAATCAAATGGAGCTTATGGCGGCTATTCAAGCGTTTGAGTCTTTAAAGCGGCCGTGTAAGGTACATATTACAACGGATTCACAGTATGTTAAAAATGGCATTACAGTCTGGATAAGTGGCTGGAAAAAAAAGGGCTGGAAAACATCTGCCAATAAACCGGTTAAAAATCAAGAATTGTGGCAACGTTTAGATGCGGCGATTAAAATTCATCAGGTTGAATGGTTTTGGGTAAAAGGCCATAGCGGCCACGCCGAAAATGAGCGCGTAGATGAGTTAGCCAATTTGGCAATAGATGCGTTGCTGCGAGGTGGATAATTTATTACAGTATTTGTGTGCGTTTATATAATGCATTTATAAAAATTAAGCGCATTTTAGTTTAGATCCACATTGACCTAAATCTTACATATCTTCATAAAATATAATGAGACCTTTAACGGTCTCACTATAAACATCTTACAAATTTTATTTAAACGCAGTGCCGTGTTTTAAGCCAAATTTACGCAAGATTTTGACCATGGGGCAAAAACCAGTCAAGCCAGTAAATAATAAGTTTGCGCCCACAAAACCGGTTAAGAAAATCCAGTTTGGAGAGTGGTAAGCAGCCAAAATAGAAGAGGCCAACACCATAGTGCCCGCCGCTAGAAATACAATTTTTTCAATCGTCATACATAGAATCCTTAGATGTGAGTAATTTAGAAAATATTAGTTAAAGTAAAAAATTGAGCCATTCAAAAAATAATTTAGGCTATACATAAAATTTATAACAATTTTAGCACCTTACTTAAAATAAACAAGATACCGTCACGCTACGATGCGTGTTAAATTTGTTTTACTTTAAAAATTTACGTAAATTAAGTATAATCTTGGGTTTTATTTTTAGCTAGTTTAATCCCTTGATTAAACGTTAGCTTTCCTTTCAAACAATGAACTTTGAGAATACAACATGCAAGTAACTGTAGAAAAGCCAGAACAAGGTCTTGAACATAAAATGACTGTCACATTTCCTTCTGCCGATTTAAACAGCAGTGTGGAAAAACGTTTAAACGAAATTCGTCGCAGCGTTAAGATGGACGGTTTTCGCCCTGGCAAGGTTCCGTTAAATGTGGTTAAAAAGCGCCATGGTGCACAAGTAAACCAAGAAGTAATGGGTGAGGCTCTACAAAAGGCATTTTATGATGCTGTTGATCAAGAGTCATTGAATGTGGCCGGAATGCCGATGTTTGATGAGTTAAATGACAAAGATGGTTCGGTAACCTTTACAGCTCGCTTTGAGGTCTATCCTCAAATTGCTTTGCCTGAATTTAGTGCCATTAAAGTAGACACCATCGTAGCCGAAGTAACCGATACTGATGTTGAAGAGA is a genomic window containing:
- a CDS encoding dicarboxylate/amino acid:cation symporter — encoded protein: MRIALHLQIFIALMLAAAMGAYTGTDKTILGLTWLSVYTFIGTMFLNALKMIVVPLVMSAIIVGIANIAGHGQFGRIGAKTFLYYVSTTTIAVLIGLVLVNAIQPGVTSNAAPILEASQAVQQAVEGKTSGDVVDVFLRMVPTNVVAAAAEGQMLGLIFFSLLFGYFMAKLSGRPKRTVLDFWQGVLDVMMLMTAWVMKFAPIGVFGLVAASIAKTGFEQFSHLALFFVTVTLALAIHLLVVMPLILRFVGGIKNPWLHYQAMLPALLMAFSTSSSSVTLPVTISSLENRAGVSNRITSFVLPLGATINMDGTALYECVAVVFIAQLFGMSLDFSTQLLIVLLALLTSIGVAGIPSASLVAISIILLAVGLPAEAIGLLLVVDRILDMMRTAVNVFSDSVGAVVIARSEGENQVLTQKLF
- a CDS encoding UDP-2,3-diacylglucosamine diphosphatase gives rise to the protein MTAHTPCHTLIIADVHLQPSIKSFPHTGENSLEHPINHAFLQFLKTLAPKADALYILGDLFEVWLGDDISLKQYPEIISEFKKLSTQGVKLYLLFGNRDFLMGDAFWQATGIQYINEPHLVTLYDKPYVMLHGDTLCTLDKGYQRMRTVFRHPWFKRLMLHLSPKRRTAMGQKLRQRSKDASLQKPQTLMDVTQDAVCDLFKAFPIAQHLIHGHTHRPGLHLIEAPHTTLKRWVLGDWRPAAFIIKVTDNGPELIEFKP
- a CDS encoding rhodanese-like domain-containing protein; protein product: MFIACDDAKRLIKEKKAQLVDVRTPEEFAMSKLPGAMNIPLQDIDRVGESLLDKDIPVIVFCRSGQRSHMAMQILLSQNFDEVYNLGSFMAWHQCPDV
- a CDS encoding peptidylprolyl isomerase encodes the protein MNRRLFLNLQAALLTALLSPLGFAQAETKTSPTPSNPQVLIETNHGTIMLELYADKAPKTVENFLRYVNEGFYNGTIFHRVIADFMVQGGGFTEDMQQKIPHAPIQNEADNGLRNRIGTVAMARTNDPHSATAQFFINVAQNTFLDFREKTASAYGYTVFGQVTNGMKVVNKIRLEQTGFKNGFKDVPVNPVVILKVTQIK
- the cysS gene encoding cysteine--tRNA ligase, with the protein product MSLKIYNTETRQKETFTPIHANKVGMYVCGVTVYDLCHIGHARVMVVFDTVVRHLRALNYDVTYVRNITDIDDKIIKRALENAESIQSLTTRMIAEMHADEAAMNVVRPDIEPKATDYIGEIVAMIEVLIDKGFAYKSANGDVYFKVNSYQDYGRLSGKKLEDLEAGARIEINEMKQDPMDFVLWKASKPNEPSWDSHWGQGRPGWHIECSAMSTKCLGNHFDIHGGGMDLSFPHHENEIAQSECATGEHYVNTWMHCGFVRIDDEKMSKSLNNFFTIREVLKKFHPEVIRYFLLASHYRSPVNYSQENLELAKTSVMKLYSALDGLMVAEPSMDTEFEADFRAAMNDDFNTPQALAVLFELAKEINTHKLPGLVGLLVKLANQLGLLEQLPEVFFKSQPTDSELTEQDIEQLIAERKQARLNKDFSRSDAIRLQLTEQGIELLDSAEGTQWRRA
- a CDS encoding peptidylprolyl isomerase, coding for MPKVIIETTLGNITVELDAEKAPLGTENFIHYVMDNFYKGTIFHRIIPNFMVQGGGMMPGMEEKTSGESIENEADNGLLNKRGTLAYARTMDPHSATAQFFINLKDNDFLNHSKKDMQGWGYAVFGKVVEGMDIVDEMAKVKTGSKRGHQDVPVEDIIITKTTLIED